A window of Vigna unguiculata cultivar IT97K-499-35 chromosome 4, ASM411807v1, whole genome shotgun sequence contains these coding sequences:
- the LOC114182318 gene encoding SKP1-like protein 21, with translation MAVVKPEMKSYIWLQTVDGSIHQVEEEVAMFCPMICQEVLQTGMGSSKTCAISLPHHVNPAILDMILDYCRFHQVPGHSNKELKLFNEKFVRIDTKKLCELTSAADSLQLKPMVDLTSRALARIIEGKTPEEIRETFHLPDDLTEEEKLEPLRNITDDPRIRLLNRLYARKRKELQERKKPKDVAVEEEPKDERSVEDLLSFINGADGEIKGTRANKNKKKNRRKDQTKDLSSKNANENNKGLNLLPSAYHNVNFDKALEASSSKHSRMQTLPDVNFSPKFEFIDGDVDDDLDPAVKEELDREVEDFARRLNSDWPERMQILSLGQGRRLVPISVNGNGSTHLYTSLC, from the exons ATGGCAGTTGTGAAACCTGAG ATGAAATCCTACATCTGGCTTCAAACTGTGGATGGTTCTATTCATCAAGTAGAGGAAGAGGTAGCCATGTTTTGCCCCATGATTTGCCAGGAAGTACTTCAAACAGGCATGGGATCTTCCAAAACTTGTGCTATATCTCTTCCACATCATGTCAATCCTGCAATCTTGGATATGATACTTGATTACTGTCGGTTTCACCAAGTACCAGGACATTCTAACAAG GAGCTCAAACTTTTCAATGAAAAGTTTGTTCGGATCGATACAAAGAAGTTATGTGAGTTGACATCTGCTGCTGACAGCCTCCAACTGAAGCCTATGGTTGATCTGACCAGTCGAGCCCTTGCTAGGATTATTGAAGGAAAAACTCCTGAGGAGATTCGTGAAACATTTCATTTGCCTGATGACCTAACTGAG GAAGAGAAGCTGGAGCCTCTGAGAAACATAACTGATGATCCACGGATTCGACTTCTAAACAGATTGTATGCTAGAAAGAGGAAAGAACTACAAGAGAGAAAGAAACCGAAG GATGTTGCAGTTGAGGAGGAACCAAAGGATGAGCGTTCGGTTGAAGATCTTCTATCATTTATTAATGGCGCAGATGGAG AAATAAAGGGAACTAgagcaaataaaaataaaaagaagaatagaaggAAAGACCAGACAAAGGATCTTTCTTCAAAAAATGCAAATGAAAACAATAAG GGGTTGAATCTTCTTCCTTCTGCATATCACAATGTCAATTTTGACAAGGCCTTAGAGGCCTCTTCAAGTAAACACTCAAGGATGCAAACCCTTCCAGATGTTAATTTTTctccaaaatttgaatttattgatgGTGATGTTGACGATGATTTAGATCCTGCTGTGAAGGAGGAGCTTGACAG GGAAGTGGAAGATTTTGCACGAAGATTGAATTCAGATTGGCCTGAAAGGATGCAAATTTTATCTTTGGGTCAAGGCAGAAGACTGGTACCAATCTCTGTGAATGGCAATGGTTCAACGCACCTGTACACAA GTTTGTGTTGA
- the LOC114182553 gene encoding uncharacterized protein LOC114182553: MSGGIGATACDISLPKEEEIDYKEEEDKPAKTFNKSTPQNKVGFLSFTQLNSLAVVIILSASGMVSPEDFAFVFFSLFYMYFISKVAFPTLNPSKDPQVFNPQSKLLQLYALTGATIGLFTPIAYILEGVFEGDKEGIKAATPHVFLLASQVFMEGVATSQKFSAPIRALVPAFYNARRIFTIVDWVRSEVYKMNQEHSGSAWRVTVGRALAVTNMAFWSFNLFGFMLPLYIPKVLKAYYTQNNDKEQ, translated from the coding sequence ATGTCAGGTGGTATTGGTGCAACTGCCTGTGACATTAGCCTCCCAAAAGAAGAGGAAATTGAttacaaagaagaagaagacaaacCAGCCAAAACATTCAACAAATCCACCCCACAAAACAAAGTGGGTTTTCTCTCATTCACTCAGCTCAATTCCCTTGCAGTGGTAATTATCTTATCTGCCAGTGGCATGGTGAGTCCTGAAGACTTTGCCTTTGTGTTCTTCTCCCTATTTTACATGTACTTCATATCCAAGGTGGCTTTTCCCACTCTTAACCCTTCAAAAGATCCTCAAGTTTTCAACCCCCAAAGCAAGCTCCTTCAACTTTATGCACTCACAGGTGCCACCATTGGCCTTTTCACTCCAATAGCCTATATATTAGAGGGTGTTTTTGAGGGTGACAAAGAAGGGATCAAAGCAGCAACACCCCATGTTTTTCTcttggccagccaagttttcATGGAAGGTGTGGCCACTTCACAAAAATTTTCTGCTCCAATTAGAGCCCTTGTTCCTGCATTCTACAACGCAAGAAGGATTTTCACCATTGTGGATTGGGTTAGGAGTGAGGTGTACAAGATGAATCAGGAGCACAGTGGATCTGCTTGGAGGGTCACTGTTGGAAGAGCACTTGCTGTGACTAACATGGCTTTTTGGTCTTTCAATCTGTTTGGATTCATGTTGCCACTCTATATTCCTAAAGTTTTGAAGGCTTATTACACACAGAACAATGACAAAGAGCAATGA
- the LOC114180859 gene encoding DNA ligase 1-like codes for MGGESSLYFPTGDDNSDDLLRLLEALDSQGVNNSFSSLNVHIFGGWPLLSPMKLQLEHCDKCSQVFCSTLNYRRHIRVHHRLQKLDKVQDFTKSRDLVGAYWDKLSAEEAKEVVSLENVLLEEVPAASILKSLTTLIQNQRLYSFPPHYMMSGAVLLGIAQSRPSSFPISSQLLFGFLDDASEKTWLCGTTESVKKYVFDGDAGKICLELKNLVACTGFLIEQKLVKAWLTDQDAEALRCQEQLVEEEKAAQKRQAEILGKKRQKKLRQKEQKARERREKAEAEIKGYIDRGVKALSLTEASSDTHNLEAHNPNAFSDNVASPVPPQYIDTNEEIKVDTPSEYDTIPDQNLESKSAEPNVLHTDHISPLPKVEVNQKAEAKHDNKVLSPKSEEKTDKGVLKTTQEKQADQLKSQEILIGSIPVNIDTCKQSEGNTVASQKDSMVENVGKPMETEDEVPIQSDETEGDAVHRNVPSLSTGRTQGRMDSRSLQSFFQDARAFLDRRWGETISSEHVILNISSDSEESSSSQETQD; via the exons ATGGGCGGAGAATCTTCCCTTTATTTTCCCACGGGCGATGACAACTCTGATGATTTGCTTCGATTACTTGAGGCTTTAGATTCACAAGGTGTTAACAATTCTTTTTCAAGTTTGAATGTTCATATCTTTGGAG GTTGGCCTTTGCTCTCTCCTATGAAGCTTCAGTTGGAGCATTGTGACAAATGTTCTCAAGTGTTTTGCTCCACCCTTAACTATAGAAGACATATTCGTGTACATCATCGGCTGCAAAAGCTTGACAAG GTTCAGGATTTTACAAAAAGCAGGGATCTTGTAGGAGCATATTGGGATAAG CTCTCTGCAGAAGAGGCAAAGGAAGTTGTATCATTGGAAAATGTTCTGCTGGAG GAAGTTCCGGCTgcttcaattttaaaatcattgacAACTCTTATTCAAAACCAAAGATTGTATTCATTTCCTCCGCATTATATGATGTCTGGCGCTGTCCTTTTG GGTATTGCTCAATCTAGACCTTCCAGCTTTCCCATATCTTCCCAATTGTTGTTCGGTTTTCTTGATGATGCCAGTGAAAAAACATGGTTATGCGGAACAACAGAGTCAgtgaaaaaatatgtatttgatGGAGATGCGGGAAAAATTTGTCTTGAACTGAAAAACCTAGTTGCTTGCACAGGTTTCTTGATAGAACAAAAATTG GTGAAGGCGTGGCTTACTGACCAGGATGCCGAAGCACTTAGGTGTCAGGAGCAATTGGTGGAGGAGGAAAAAGCTGCTCAAAAAAG ACAAGCTGAGATTTTGGGGAAGAAACGCCAGAAGAAGCTCAGACAAAAAGAACAGAAAGCTAGGGAACGAAGAGAGAAAGCTGAGGCAGAAATTAAAGGCTATATTGACCGTGGTGTAAAGGCTTTATCACTGACTGAAGCATCTTCAGATACGCACAATCTCGAAGCTCATAATCCAAATGCATTTTCAGATAACGTAGCTTCACCTGTACCTCCCCAATATATTGACACCAATGAGGAAATAAAGGTGGATACTCCTTCAGAGTATGATACCATCCCTGATCAGAATCTTGAGAGCAAATCGGCTGAACCTAATGTCTTGCATACAGACCATATTTCTCCTCTGCCAAAAGTTGAAGTCAATCAGAAAGCTGAAGCCAAGCATGATAACAAGGTATTGAGTCCAAAGTCTGAAGAAAAAACTGACAAGGGAGTTTTAAAAACCACACAAGAAAAACAAGCAGACCAACTTAAGAGCCAAGAAATTTTGATAGGATCTATACCTGTTAATATTGACACTTGCAAACAATCAGAGGGTAATACGGTGGCTTCTCAAAAGGATTCTATGGTTGAGAATGTGGGTAAGCCAATGGAAACTGAAGATGAAGTTCCAATTCAAAGTGACGAGACAGAAGGTGATGCAGTTCATCGAAATGTTCCAAGTTTAAGCACGGGTAGAACACAGGGTAGAATGGACTCTAGAAGCTTGCAGTCCTTCTTCCAGGATGCAAGAGCTTTCTTAGACAGAA GATGGGGTGAAACTATTTCATCAGAACATGTGATATTGAATATTAGCTCTGACTCAGAAGAATCTTCTTCGTCCCAAGAGACGCAGGATTGA
- the LOC114180860 gene encoding uncharacterized protein LOC114180860, giving the protein MIDNNNVLAKSFRRVRDLLLQSTKSDFTLRLFRGRNKDPRVYNTPSCDEIIALIVGDFDNLDVGRDIIVKKCSGELIRLHETHTAFIPLQYPLMFPYGEDGYQEDIPIRESHSKSKSRVRIRISLREFIAFKIQQRCIEYGNIVNACRLFQQFLVDCYTMVEAQRLSFIRANQKLIRCDILNGLKEVVNRGKTNPSSIGRRIVLPASFTSGTRYMFNNCKDDMTICKKIGYPDLFITITCNVNWSEIKEFILAKGLSTSDRPDIVCRVLKMKLDQMMTDFKKKDFFGKTTNGIKLDNKSVVPYNPPLLMRYQAHVNTEYCNKTNSIKYLFKYVNKGPDKATLKISNNSAKSDKSIIIDEIKRYYDYSYLSPCEAAWRIFAFDIHHRWPLVQRLTFHIPGQQSALFKDDDDINVVFNRYENGNTMFLAWFEVNKIYIEGKQLTYYEFPSKFVWFAKEKEWKLRKKGYNIGRLTYIPFGSGDLYYLRILLTIQKCCIDYDSIKTIDGKFYETYEEACYALGLLADDKEYIDAIKEASEFAPGYQIRRLFVTLLSMNTISKPDVVWNSTWSLLCDGILYPKRKEMNLPGLQIEDAELQKMCLLQIQEMLMSNGRCLKDYPSLPQLDISYLNTFQNRFIVDELQYNKEDMAKEHDIYFQALNDEQVQVYEDIMTTILSKKGGFFFLYGYGGIGKTFMWKTLSAALRSKGMIVLNVASSGIASLLLLGGKTTHSTFCIPLLINDDSTCNIPQGSLRAKLLMATNLIIWDEAPMMNRICFESFDRTLRDIMKNVDDANNEKPFGGKAVVLGGDFRQILPVIKKGSRFDIIKATINYSKLWKCCKVLKLSKNMRLSTATDTKTANDIKEFADRILKIGDGDMDLNENGECMVEIPKQLLIENIELPLMSLVEFVYPKFVVNMMKPGYFDDGTILCLTNDFVEEVNEFMLSLLGGEDVTYLSSDTPCQSDGQR; this is encoded by the exons ATGATTGACAATAACAATGTTCTTGCCAAATCTTTTCGAAGAGTTAGAGATTTGTTACTGCAAAGTACTAAATCAGATTTCACACTAAGACTATTTAGAGGCAGAAACAAAGACCCTAGAGTCTATAACACACCTTCATGTGATGAAATAATTGCACTAATAGTTGGTGATTTTGACAATTTGGATGTAGGCAGAGATATAATTGTCAAAAAATGTTCTGGTGAATTGATAAGATTGCATGAAACTCACACTGCTTTCATTCCACTGCAATATCCTCTCATGTTTCCATATGGAGAAGATGGTTATCAAGAAGATATTCCAATAAGAGAATCTCATTCAAAAAGTAAATCAAGAGTGAGAATTCGAATTTCTTTGAGAGAATTTATTGCATTCAAAATACAACAAAGATGTATAGAATATGGTAATATTGTCAATGCATGCCGATTGTTCCAACAATTTTTAGTTGATTGTTATACAATGGTTGAAGCACAAAGGTTGTCTTTCATTAGAGCTAATCAGAAATTAATTCGTTGTGATATTCTTAATGGATTAAAAGAGGTTGTTAATAGAGGAAAAACAAATCCTTCTTCAATTGGAAGACGTATTGTCTTGCCTGCTTCATTCACTAGTGGTACCAGATATATGTTCAACAATTGTAAAGATGATATGaccatttgtaaaaaaattggataTCCTGATTTGTTCATTACTATAACATGCAATGTCAATTGGAGTGAAATCAAAGAGTTTATTTTGGCCAAAGGATTATCTACATCAGACAGACCTGATATTGTATGTAGAGTGTTGAAAATGAAGCTTGATCAAATGATGACAGATTTTAAGAAGAAGGATTTCTTTGGAAAAACCACT AATGGAATTAAGCTTGACAATAAAAGTGTTGTTCCTTACAATCCACCTCTTCTAATGAGGTATCAAGCTCATGTAAATACAGAGTATTGCAACAAGACCAATTCAATCAagtatttgtttaaatatgtgaACAAAGGTCCTGACAAAGCTACTCTTAAAATAAGCAATAACTCTGCAAAATCAGACAAATCAATCATTATTGATGAGATTAAGAGGTATTATGATTATAGCTATCTATCACCATGTGAAGCAGCTTGGCGAATATTTGCTTTTGACATTCATCACAGATGGCCTCTTGTTCAAAGATTGACATTCCATATTCCTGGCCAACAATCTgctttgtttaaagatgatgatgatattaatgTGGTGTTCAATAGATACGAAAATGGTAACACAATgtttctagcttggtttgaggttaacaaaatttatatagaaGGAAAACAATTGACTTATTATGAATTTCCCAGCAAATTTGTGTGGTTtgctaaagaaaaagaatggaaactAAGGAAGAAAGGCTACAACATTGGTAGACTTACTTATATTCCTTTTGGGTCTGGAGACCTTTATTATTTGAGGATCTTACTGACCATTCAAAAATGTTGTATTGATTATGACAGCATAAAGACCATTGATGGTAAATTTTATGAAACCTACGAAGAAGCTTGCTATGCTTTGGGATTGTTGGCTGACGACAAAGAATACATTGATGCAATCAAAGAAGCAAGCGAATTTGCTCCTGGCTATCAAATTAGAAGATTATTTGTCACTTTGTTGTCCATGAATACAATTTCTAAACCTGATGTAGTTTGGAATTCTACTTGGAGTCTCTTATGTGATGGAATTTTGTACCCAAAAAGAAAGGAGATGAACTTACCAG GTCTTCAAATTGAAGATGCTGAATTACAGAAAATGTGTCTGCTTCAAATACAAGAAATGCTAATGTCAAATGGTAGATGTCTAAAAGATTATCCTTCATTACCGCAACTTGATATTTCATATCTAAATACATTCCAAAATAGATTTATTGTTGATGAGCTGCAGTATAATAAAGAAGACATGGCCAAAGAACATGACATTTACTTTCAAGCACTCAATGATGAACAAGTACAAGTGTATGAGGATATCATGACAACAATTCTTTCAAAAAAGGGaggattcttctttttatatggCTATGGTGGTATAGGTAAAACATTTatgtggaagacattgtcagcTGCTCTAAGAAGCAAGGGTATGATTGTTTTGAATGTAGCATCAAGTGGAATTGCTTCTTTACTACTTCTTGGTGGAAAAACAACACACTCAACCTTCTGCATCCcactattaattaatgatgattCAACTTGCAACATACCTCAAGGTAGTCTACGTGCTAAACTTTTGATGGCAACCAATCTTATTAtctgggatgaagcaccaatgatGAATAGAATATGCTTTGAGTCATTTGATAGAACACTAAGAGATATTATGAAAAATGTTGATGATGCCAATAATGAAAAACCCTTTGGTGGTAAAGCAGTGGTTTTGGGAGGTGACTTCAGGCAAATTTTACCTGTTATCAAGAAAGGATCTAGGTTTGATATCATCAAAGCAACAATCAATTATTCTAAGTTATGGAAGTGTTGTAAAGTGCTAAAACTATCAAAGAACATGAGATTAAGTACTGCAACAGATACTAAAACAGCAAATGATATCAAAGAATTTGCTGATCGGATATTGAAGATTGGAGACGGAGACATGGATttaaatgagaatggtgagtgCATGGTTGAGATTCCAAAACAGTTGCTCATTGAAAATATAGAATTACCTTTAATGTCATTGGTTGAATTTGTCTATCCTAAATTTGTGGTTAACATGATGAAGCCTGGTTATTTTGATGATGGAACAATCTTGTGCCTAACAAATGATTTTGTAGAAGAAGTAAATGAATTTATGTTGTCTTTATTAGGTGGTGAAGATGTCACTTATTTAAGTTCTGATACACCTTGCCAATCTGATGGACAAAGATAA